The sequence below is a genomic window from Halolamina litorea.
CCTTGTTGCAGTCCGAGCAGATGTACTTCAGGTGGGTCTTCTTCGTCGGCTTGTCGCCGGACGGAACCTTCGAGAACTTACCCGTGTTCCCGATGACCTTCTTCCCGCGCTTCTGCTGGCGGGCGGCCCACTTCATGCCGGTCTGGCGGCCGGATCGAACCTTCTCGACCTCGTGTTCGTGGTGGGCGTCACAGTGCGGACAGTACGTGTTCATGCGGCGTGGCATCTCCATGGATATTCGCCTCTTGTCGGCGACTTCGGGAGGACCGCTTAAAACCCGTTTGGTCTCGTCCGACGACGCGTCATCACCGGCCCGGTACTGCAGGGAAGCCGTTCCGGGGCTGAGCGCACCTACTTCGCGATCAGTCCGACGACGGCGATCAGTAGAAGCGCGGACAGTCCACCGATGACGAGCATCGTCGTGCTCACACCCGAGGAGGAGTCACCGGACTGGCTACCCTGCGGTGCTTCCGTCGCGGTCACCGGCTCCTGTACGTCGAAGCTCATGGAGATCCCGTCGATCTCCTTGGCCATGTCTTGGTGCCCGACGGGCCAGTACTGGATGTCGGCCGTCACCGTCCGGTCACCGGTGTTCTCGCTGTAGACGTTCGCGCGGATGCTTCGGATGTTCCCGGGGTTGACGGTGAACTGAGCGGTTACCAGCCCCGCCCCACCGCTCATGATGTCCGAGGACCCTTCGATCCGCATCCCGCTGGGCACCTGCATCGTGATCGACACTTCGACCGCGCAGTTCGCGGTCGCATCGACCTGGAAGCCGCCGGAGATAGCCCCTGGTTCACCCTCCGAGAGGGTCTTCTCGGGAGCGTAGAGCCGTGACTGGGAGAGAGACGGGTCGTCGTCGCCGGGGTCACACGCCTCCGCCTCGGTCGCCGTCGATGCCGCGGTGGAAGTCACTTCCGGGGTTTCGGTCGGTGTTCGAGTGGGCGTTTGGGTCGGTGTCGCTGTAGGCGTCGCGGTCGGCGTTGCTGTCGCGGTGGGTGCCACCGTCGCGGTAGGTGTCGCCGTCGCA
It includes:
- a CDS encoding 50S ribosomal protein L44e, with the protein product MEMPRRMNTYCPHCDAHHEHEVEKVRSGRQTGMKWAARQQKRGKKVIGNTGKFSKVPSGDKPTKKTHLKYICSDCNKAHMREGWRTGRLEFQE